The Nitrospira sp. CR1.1 genome has a segment encoding these proteins:
- a CDS encoding response regulator, whose product MSADFDRDQLLDIFVAEAGDDMERFWKALHLEGKARPEPADVADFHAIGHKLKGAALLYGFPGLGQLGALLEETLEHVQEISPEQWPVAFDVIRDIVASFRHQVARIGRGEGEDASLVDGFVQRCAQFLPAASPETGSTQSPNTSTEPPDEYLLPVMDEEVLSYFAPEAEDYLNTIHTLLQRLDIDVSDVETIHQLYRVAHTLKGSAYTVGFQVVGDVALPIENCLIAVREGTAVITPQWIATIRHAVDVMRSLMARDAQQLARLRQDVPCIMTMLRELEHGISQAEDSATASVPDTRASVREVAPPAVVAAEPIAQAAEHNHSLQLSEAYLIPQLDAEVISYFAPEAQEYLDNLETDLLRVDKDAANPDIIHQLFRTAHTLKGSAYTVGFQSIGDLTHHIEDFMGAVREGRVTFLLGHTDVLLRAIDVIRALMRRDPSVFSRTRQRFAASLQELKGLGEASPTGGMDSAVPSVPEAVVPSDLNEAETAESINAGEGKSGEEREVIRVSRDRLERLLNLVGELVIDRGRLEQRLRTLEQLATQVLANKNRLTDAVRTFEDKHTFSFQPSPLSQGESAPQAFPGVSDFGSLEFDKYDDFNILARRISEVTADISESMSQLSGSIRRAQDDMGSLQQLTLGMRDEIARARMVPIGTPFTRFRRAAREMARATGKEVNLVTSGEHTEIDTGVVERLVDPLVHLVRNAVYHGIEPASVRRVQGKPEAGTVYLHAAHRGNSVLIEVEDDGAGLDIAKIKAKAVKLGLVRQDVAETLPESEVIKFIFLPGFSTADAIGEQAGRGVGMDVVKRVIETMNGHIEVESVRGQGTKFTMHLPLTLLIATALLVRVGKERYAIPLPSVREVTMSTASTIQHMGDRRVVQIGDEAIEIYPLGSLIRREAGMTDDASPVVIVRTSTGALGCAVDELLGRQEIVIKSLGGLKPYERSVFGGATIDPEGRVVLVLDVSRLTTREYYESVSIAQAPAVPSNEDATGNRDARQDSRSPLPLLLIDDSLSIRKFVGRMLEAAGYIVETATDGEEGCRKAMVQAYQLIITDLEMPKLNGYEVIQALRARPQTHATPILVMTTRAGEKHRQMAVSVGASGYIAKPVEERALIQEVRKWTAPGARAEI is encoded by the coding sequence ATGAGCGCTGATTTTGATCGCGACCAGCTACTGGACATTTTCGTGGCCGAAGCCGGTGACGATATGGAACGGTTCTGGAAGGCATTACACCTGGAAGGGAAGGCGCGTCCCGAACCGGCCGACGTGGCCGACTTCCACGCCATCGGCCATAAATTAAAAGGCGCGGCGCTGTTGTACGGTTTTCCGGGTCTGGGCCAACTTGGCGCGTTACTCGAGGAGACGCTTGAACATGTGCAGGAGATATCTCCGGAGCAATGGCCGGTCGCCTTTGATGTGATCCGGGACATCGTCGCATCCTTCCGCCATCAGGTGGCGCGGATTGGGCGCGGGGAAGGCGAAGATGCCTCTCTCGTGGACGGGTTCGTTCAACGGTGCGCGCAATTCCTGCCGGCAGCGTCTCCAGAGACCGGGTCAACACAGTCCCCGAACACATCGACGGAGCCGCCTGACGAATACCTTCTGCCCGTGATGGATGAAGAAGTCCTTTCGTACTTTGCTCCTGAAGCCGAAGACTATCTCAATACGATTCACACGCTCCTCCAGCGTTTGGACATCGACGTGTCGGATGTGGAGACCATTCATCAACTGTATCGTGTCGCCCATACACTCAAGGGTTCAGCTTATACGGTCGGATTTCAGGTCGTGGGTGATGTGGCCTTGCCCATCGAAAACTGTCTGATAGCGGTTCGCGAAGGCACGGCCGTCATCACGCCTCAGTGGATCGCCACGATCCGGCATGCGGTGGACGTGATGCGTTCGCTGATGGCTCGAGACGCGCAGCAGTTGGCTCGGCTGCGGCAGGACGTGCCCTGCATTATGACCATGCTTCGTGAACTGGAGCATGGCATCTCCCAAGCCGAAGATTCCGCTACGGCGTCCGTGCCGGACACACGCGCCTCCGTTCGGGAAGTGGCTCCTCCTGCGGTCGTGGCGGCTGAGCCGATTGCCCAGGCGGCCGAGCACAATCACTCCCTCCAATTGTCGGAAGCCTATTTGATTCCTCAGTTGGATGCCGAAGTCATTTCCTATTTCGCTCCCGAGGCACAGGAGTACCTGGACAATCTTGAGACTGACTTGTTGCGAGTCGATAAGGATGCGGCCAACCCGGATATCATCCATCAATTGTTTCGCACAGCTCATACGTTAAAGGGGTCGGCCTATACCGTCGGGTTCCAATCCATCGGCGATCTGACGCACCATATCGAAGATTTCATGGGCGCGGTGCGTGAAGGCCGTGTGACGTTTCTCCTCGGTCATACGGATGTGCTCTTGCGCGCAATAGACGTCATTCGCGCTCTGATGCGGCGCGACCCGTCAGTATTCAGCCGGACGAGACAGCGGTTCGCAGCGTCGCTCCAGGAATTGAAAGGGTTGGGAGAAGCCTCGCCGACAGGGGGCATGGACTCTGCCGTTCCATCCGTGCCTGAAGCGGTCGTTCCCTCCGATTTGAATGAAGCCGAGACTGCGGAGTCGATCAATGCCGGCGAAGGAAAATCCGGAGAAGAGCGGGAGGTGATCCGGGTCAGCCGTGATCGCTTGGAACGTCTGCTCAACCTGGTCGGCGAATTGGTCATCGATCGCGGGCGTCTCGAACAGCGGTTACGCACGCTGGAACAGCTGGCCACCCAGGTGTTGGCCAATAAAAATCGCCTGACTGATGCGGTGCGGACATTTGAAGACAAGCATACCTTCTCCTTTCAGCCCTCTCCCCTGTCCCAGGGGGAATCAGCGCCTCAGGCGTTTCCCGGTGTCAGCGACTTCGGCAGTCTGGAATTCGATAAGTACGATGACTTCAATATTCTGGCCCGCCGGATCAGCGAGGTGACCGCGGACATCAGCGAATCTATGTCGCAGTTGTCCGGATCGATCCGCCGCGCCCAGGACGATATGGGATCGTTGCAACAGTTGACGCTCGGCATGCGCGATGAAATTGCCCGCGCGCGCATGGTGCCGATCGGCACTCCGTTTACCCGGTTCCGTCGTGCGGCTCGCGAAATGGCCAGGGCCACAGGGAAAGAGGTGAATCTGGTCACCTCCGGAGAACATACAGAAATCGATACCGGCGTGGTCGAGCGTTTGGTGGACCCGCTGGTGCATTTGGTCAGGAATGCCGTCTATCACGGCATCGAGCCGGCGTCGGTCCGCCGGGTTCAAGGCAAGCCGGAGGCAGGTACCGTGTACCTGCACGCTGCGCATCGGGGCAACTCGGTGCTGATCGAAGTCGAAGACGACGGCGCGGGGCTCGACATCGCAAAGATCAAAGCGAAGGCGGTCAAGCTGGGACTTGTCAGGCAGGATGTCGCTGAAACCCTTCCCGAGAGCGAAGTCATCAAGTTCATCTTCCTGCCCGGATTCTCTACCGCTGATGCCATCGGTGAGCAAGCGGGACGCGGAGTCGGCATGGATGTGGTCAAGCGCGTCATTGAAACGATGAATGGCCATATCGAGGTGGAATCGGTGCGCGGGCAGGGCACCAAGTTTACGATGCATTTGCCCCTCACCCTGTTGATCGCAACCGCTTTGCTTGTGCGGGTCGGAAAAGAACGGTATGCGATCCCTCTCCCGAGTGTGCGCGAAGTCACGATGTCGACCGCGTCGACGATTCAGCATATGGGCGATCGTCGCGTTGTGCAGATCGGCGACGAAGCCATCGAAATCTATCCGCTCGGAAGCCTCATTCGACGCGAGGCTGGGATGACGGATGACGCCTCCCCCGTGGTGATCGTGCGAACGTCAACCGGCGCACTTGGCTGCGCGGTGGACGAATTGCTGGGCCGGCAGGAAATTGTCATTAAGTCGCTGGGCGGACTGAAGCCGTATGAGCGGTCCGTGTTCGGTGGGGCCACGATCGATCCCGAGGGACGTGTGGTGTTGGTGCTGGATGTCAGTCGCCTGACCACGCGCGAGTATTATGAGAGCGTGTCGATTGCGCAGGCTCCCGCCGTGCCGTCGAACGAGGACGCGACAGGGAACCGTGATGCGAGACAGGATTCCCGCTCGCCGTTACCCCTCTTGTTGATCGACGACTCCCTCAGCATCAGAAAGTTCGTGGGCCGCATGCTCGAAGCTGCGGGGTATATCGTGGAAACAGCGACGGACGGCGAAGAGGGGTGTCGCAAGGCGATGGTGCAAGCCTACCAACTGATTATCACCGATCTCGAAATGCCCAAGTTGAACGGCTACGAAGTCATTCAAGCCCTTCGGGCAAGACCCCAGACTCATGCGACCCCGATCCTCGTGATGACGACGCGGGCGGGCGAGAAGCATCGTCAAATGGCCGTCAGTGTCGGCGCATCCGGCTACATTGCCAAACCGGTCGAGGAACGGGCGTTGATTCAGGAAGTGCGCAAATGGACCGCTCCCGGAGCGCGGGCTGAAATATAA
- a CDS encoding response regulator has translation MPKILIADDSIAVRKVAERLLTEAGMGVTLAANGSEALAMLAKDRPDLIVSDVIMPDKSGYEVCAFIRGQANLADLPVLLISGIVNDEVSRQAETCKADGVLKKPFQGSSLKDRVLDLLTKRPHKPAPVSEPIHIPMAEPPVIAEVAPAPVSPMQEELSPGPSAQPECKQPVEPVAMAMDLPSAASAEQVRNQAGPAEVIPSNRANEPSPLVQADNQYQSILAERDARITELEEQLGSERRHSQGERQQNQLMMSEQREQIAELSSRTQALESHLSEERAHRDSMTRQLEDLSRQAHRLNEVEAALLEERHRAEQLAQQVSEGARLGARIVELEAHLEAEREAANQLVSQITNLEHVEGRMKELERVLAREREEAMALRNERAQLEKSAAMVPALEEAGEKVRAQVAELDATLTAERDAAAALLAQYKQMEEKAERGQELEQELSAERDHSMQLTKRVADAELMAEQSTRRFEDLARKLGEIAGLASQLGNAKR, from the coding sequence ATGCCAAAGATTTTGATTGCCGATGACAGCATTGCGGTTCGCAAGGTGGCTGAACGACTTTTGACTGAGGCCGGAATGGGTGTCACGCTCGCGGCGAACGGATCGGAAGCTCTGGCGATGTTGGCAAAGGACCGTCCGGATCTGATCGTCTCCGACGTCATCATGCCCGACAAGAGCGGCTACGAAGTCTGCGCATTCATCCGCGGGCAGGCCAATCTGGCCGATCTTCCCGTGCTGCTGATCAGCGGTATTGTCAACGATGAAGTATCCAGACAGGCCGAAACCTGCAAGGCCGATGGCGTGCTGAAAAAGCCGTTTCAGGGATCCTCCCTGAAGGATCGCGTGCTGGATTTGCTCACCAAGCGTCCGCACAAACCTGCGCCGGTTTCGGAACCGATTCATATCCCGATGGCAGAACCGCCGGTCATAGCGGAAGTCGCGCCTGCGCCGGTCTCGCCCATGCAGGAAGAGCTCTCCCCCGGTCCATCGGCACAGCCGGAGTGCAAGCAACCGGTTGAACCCGTTGCGATGGCTATGGACCTGCCATCGGCGGCGTCGGCGGAGCAGGTGAGGAATCAGGCAGGTCCCGCTGAGGTCATTCCCTCCAATCGGGCCAATGAGCCGAGTCCTCTGGTGCAGGCGGACAATCAATACCAGTCGATTCTGGCCGAACGGGATGCCAGGATCACCGAACTTGAGGAGCAGCTGGGATCTGAACGCAGGCACAGCCAGGGCGAGCGTCAACAGAATCAGTTGATGATGTCGGAACAACGCGAGCAGATCGCTGAATTATCTTCGCGAACGCAGGCGCTTGAAAGCCACCTTTCAGAAGAGCGCGCCCACCGGGATTCGATGACCCGACAGTTGGAAGACCTGTCGAGGCAGGCGCACCGGCTGAACGAGGTCGAAGCCGCCTTGCTCGAAGAGCGGCACCGTGCCGAGCAGCTGGCGCAGCAGGTCTCCGAGGGCGCTCGTCTGGGGGCGCGTATTGTGGAATTGGAGGCCCATCTCGAAGCTGAGCGGGAGGCGGCCAACCAACTGGTCAGCCAGATTACCAACCTCGAGCATGTCGAAGGCCGCATGAAGGAACTCGAGCGAGTCCTGGCGCGCGAGAGGGAGGAGGCAATGGCTCTGCGGAACGAACGCGCGCAATTGGAAAAAAGTGCGGCCATGGTGCCGGCACTGGAAGAGGCGGGCGAGAAGGTTCGCGCTCAGGTTGCCGAACTCGATGCGACTCTCACGGCTGAGCGTGACGCCGCGGCTGCCCTTCTGGCGCAATACAAGCAGATGGAAGAGAAAGCTGAACGTGGGCAGGAATTAGAGCAGGAGCTGAGCGCCGAACGGGACCACTCCATGCAGCTGACCAAACGGGTGGCTGATGCCGAGTTGATGGCCGAACAGTCGACGCGACGATTCGAAGACCTGGCGAGGAAGCTGGGTGAAATCGCGGGACTCGCCTCCCAACTTGGGAACGCAAAACGCTAA
- a CDS encoding HD domain-containing protein, with product MEQTHYRQAEEILAKLAASVQRQEPLDLVELTHLAEAIVESLQGSEQLVVEALSSPSGPPLVTNLINVGILATKVGIGLGYYGVELHRLALAGLLHDIGIFAVPQQLLTKTGRLTAEERTLVEQHPRLGSEVIRRAGPDYAWLAEVVLQAHERGKGQGYPHRLKGREINELAQIIGLVDIFDALVSPRPYRRRLLPHEAVRELLTTERTAFPREIMKALVEQLSVYPLGTRVRLSSGEEGVVVRITARYPSRPVLRITGAEDASASDPPRMLDLSLLPHVSVVETVEPPALERVTFDSVEPATTAPSAPTNVSDQFAALLESLDAIAGVIQAAVDQPAAAPGPVPVPAETAAAEPIIPVRREILGLFVLEAREWLHQIQTALERLDTTSEQARRAQLATILWQSVNNLARSASTVGLTAVEEMATRLFPLLQAAARHERAVAAHHVASLREGLLEIGKTVQALRPVEQHPETVDDSAERVPMAVEEPGQPESQESQVSMGIVPETALPTTGSPRPVPASSILEALRQLHVARGRSLEPVRDVLETVIQRAEREAAEGVAVVDARTIGRLLQELDDLDERFLGHMQARVPSVIATLGRIARASEERVLPPQALEPIFDEIDVLFEASERVSASNISVFLQGLRTFLRVTAQHKPAAIRERLAALEERLATLIPLAQQWVDVGRVERAAIFDILPMA from the coding sequence ATGGAACAGACTCACTACCGGCAGGCAGAGGAGATACTCGCGAAGCTGGCTGCCTCCGTCCAACGACAGGAACCCCTGGACCTCGTCGAGCTGACGCATCTCGCAGAGGCCATCGTCGAATCGTTACAAGGAAGCGAGCAGTTGGTCGTTGAAGCGCTGTCCAGTCCTAGCGGACCTCCGCTCGTGACGAATCTCATCAATGTCGGAATCCTGGCTACGAAAGTGGGGATCGGCCTCGGATACTACGGAGTCGAATTGCACCGGCTCGCCTTAGCCGGGTTGCTGCACGACATCGGAATTTTTGCTGTACCGCAGCAGCTCCTCACCAAAACCGGCCGCCTGACAGCCGAAGAACGCACACTGGTCGAACAACATCCTCGTCTCGGTTCCGAGGTCATCCGCCGTGCGGGGCCGGATTATGCCTGGCTGGCGGAAGTGGTGCTGCAAGCGCATGAGCGAGGAAAAGGGCAGGGATATCCCCATCGCTTGAAAGGCCGAGAGATCAACGAGCTGGCCCAGATTATCGGCTTGGTGGATATCTTCGATGCGCTGGTCAGCCCGCGTCCCTATCGTCGGCGGCTGCTGCCTCACGAAGCCGTGCGCGAGTTGCTCACCACGGAACGTACCGCGTTCCCGCGGGAAATCATGAAAGCGTTGGTCGAACAATTATCGGTGTATCCGCTTGGCACGAGGGTGCGGCTCAGTAGCGGAGAAGAAGGGGTGGTGGTCCGTATTACCGCGCGCTATCCATCGCGCCCGGTATTGCGTATCACGGGCGCAGAGGACGCATCGGCTTCTGACCCCCCGCGCATGCTTGATTTGAGCCTGCTGCCCCATGTGTCGGTGGTTGAGACCGTTGAGCCGCCGGCTTTGGAACGTGTCACCTTCGATTCTGTTGAACCTGCCACGACAGCGCCCTCTGCGCCGACAAACGTCTCGGACCAATTTGCGGCCTTGCTGGAAAGCCTTGATGCCATTGCCGGAGTCATCCAGGCTGCCGTGGACCAGCCTGCCGCAGCACCGGGGCCCGTCCCGGTACCGGCGGAAACAGCGGCGGCTGAGCCAATCATTCCTGTACGCCGGGAAATTTTGGGCCTGTTCGTCTTGGAAGCCCGGGAATGGCTTCATCAGATTCAAACGGCGTTGGAGCGGCTGGACACCACCAGTGAGCAGGCTCGTCGCGCGCAATTGGCTACGATTTTATGGCAGAGCGTCAACAATCTTGCGCGTTCCGCGTCCACGGTCGGATTGACGGCTGTGGAGGAGATGGCGACCAGGTTATTTCCGCTCCTGCAGGCGGCAGCCAGACACGAACGGGCTGTGGCGGCGCATCACGTGGCGTCGCTTCGAGAGGGCTTGCTGGAGATTGGCAAGACGGTACAGGCGCTTCGGCCGGTCGAACAGCATCCGGAGACAGTCGACGATTCCGCTGAGCGCGTGCCGATGGCCGTTGAGGAACCCGGGCAACCGGAATCTCAGGAGTCCCAGGTTTCTATGGGGATTGTCCCTGAGACGGCGTTGCCGACGACTGGTTCTCCACGTCCCGTGCCCGCGTCTTCCATACTCGAAGCCTTGCGGCAATTGCATGTGGCGCGCGGCCGTTCGCTGGAACCGGTGCGCGATGTATTGGAGACGGTCATTCAGCGAGCCGAACGCGAGGCGGCGGAGGGCGTTGCTGTAGTGGACGCGCGGACCATCGGCCGTCTGCTGCAGGAACTGGATGACTTGGATGAACGGTTTCTCGGCCATATGCAGGCCCGGGTTCCGTCGGTCATCGCGACGCTTGGCCGTATCGCACGCGCGAGCGAAGAACGCGTGTTGCCTCCCCAGGCGTTGGAGCCCATTTTTGATGAAATCGATGTGCTGTTCGAGGCATCTGAACGGGTGTCCGCATCGAATATCAGCGTCTTCCTCCAAGGCCTCCGGACATTTCTTCGCGTAACCGCACAACACAAGCCCGCCGCCATTCGCGAGCGGTTGGCTGCCCTGGAAGAGCGGTTGGCGACGCTCATTCCGCTGGCCCAGCAATGGGTGGATGTCGGGCGGGTGGAGCGGGCCGCCATTTTTGATATTCTGCCCATGGCCTAG
- the lpxD gene encoding UDP-3-O-(3-hydroxymyristoyl)glucosamine N-acyltransferase, which yields MSSPTWKGGSRRPRPKPQRNIRLRNVRPRARKPNRMSTAPRRTPLTLRELHEYVKGELIGSPDATVTAVASLEQAGPGDLAFVTSERHLKSPQQATIGALLVGRRIADCPSPQIVVDNPAYAFARAAQQFFARASRVRGVAEGITRGDGVAIGADVSIWPGVTLGDRVTIGARVTLYPGVFIGDDSVIGDESLLYPNVVVREGCRLGARVIVHSGTVIGSDGFGYVQYQGRHQKIPQLGGVLIEDDVELGANVSVDRATFGDTVIKRGSKIDNLVQIAHNVVVGEHNILVAQVGIAGSTTLGRYVMVGGQAGLADHLQIGDQVMIAAKSGVTRSLEPNQIVSGAPVMPHTTFLKAQAVIPQLPELRQRVRELEERLAKLEQAATPAAKIRKPRRK from the coding sequence ATGTCATCACCTACGTGGAAGGGCGGGTCGCGCCGGCCCCGGCCAAAGCCGCAACGAAACATTCGGCTGCGAAACGTTCGACCAAGAGCAAGAAAGCCTAACAGGATGAGCACGGCACCCAGGCGCACCCCGCTGACACTCCGGGAACTCCACGAGTATGTGAAAGGCGAACTGATCGGGTCCCCGGATGCAACCGTCACCGCCGTGGCCAGCCTGGAGCAGGCCGGGCCGGGCGATCTGGCCTTTGTGACATCCGAGCGACATCTCAAGTCTCCACAGCAGGCGACCATCGGCGCCCTGCTCGTCGGACGACGCATTGCGGACTGCCCCTCCCCGCAAATCGTGGTGGACAACCCCGCGTACGCGTTCGCGCGGGCGGCGCAGCAGTTTTTTGCGCGAGCGAGCCGGGTGCGCGGAGTTGCGGAGGGCATCACGCGCGGGGACGGCGTGGCGATCGGCGCCGATGTCTCGATTTGGCCCGGCGTAACCTTGGGCGATCGCGTGACCATTGGCGCGCGGGTGACCCTCTATCCCGGTGTCTTCATCGGGGACGACAGCGTCATCGGCGATGAGAGCCTCCTCTACCCTAACGTGGTCGTCCGGGAAGGATGCCGGCTCGGCGCGCGCGTCATTGTCCACAGCGGGACGGTGATCGGCAGCGACGGCTTCGGGTATGTCCAATACCAGGGCCGCCATCAGAAGATCCCTCAGCTGGGCGGCGTCCTCATCGAAGACGATGTGGAACTGGGCGCCAACGTCTCCGTGGATCGCGCGACGTTTGGTGATACCGTCATCAAGCGCGGCTCTAAGATCGACAACCTCGTGCAAATTGCGCACAACGTGGTCGTCGGCGAACACAATATTTTGGTCGCGCAGGTCGGTATTGCCGGAAGCACCACGCTGGGACGCTACGTGATGGTGGGTGGGCAAGCAGGTTTGGCCGATCATTTGCAGATCGGCGACCAGGTGATGATCGCGGCGAAATCCGGCGTGACCAGAAGCTTGGAGCCGAATCAGATCGTCTCCGGCGCGCCCGTCATGCCGCACACCACCTTTCTAAAGGCCCAGGCGGTCATTCCTCAACTGCCTGAACTCCGCCAACGGGTCCGCGAGTTGGAGGAGCGCCTCGCGAAACTAGAGCAAGCCGCGACACCTGCCGCTAAAATCCGCAAGCCGCGCCGCAAGTAG
- a CDS encoding acyl carrier protein → MANTIDVSGKIIRALAEYLKRDAASIKPTHHLREDLGLDSMAVIEMLYRIEEVFNLQIPDQDLVGLTTVGHVITYVEGRVAPAPAKAATKHSAAKRSTKSKKA, encoded by the coding sequence ATGGCCAACACTATAGATGTTTCCGGCAAGATCATCCGGGCGCTGGCGGAGTATCTGAAGCGGGATGCGGCCTCCATCAAGCCGACGCATCACCTGCGGGAAGATCTTGGCTTGGATTCGATGGCGGTTATTGAAATGTTGTATCGAATTGAAGAGGTGTTCAATCTGCAGATTCCTGACCAGGATCTGGTCGGCCTCACGACCGTCGGCCATGTCATCACCTACGTGGAAGGGCGGGTCGCGCCGGCCCCGGCCAAAGCCGCAACGAAACATTCGGCTGCGAAACGTTCGACCAAGAGCAAGAAAGCCTAA
- the fabF gene encoding beta-ketoacyl-ACP synthase II: MSTRVVITGLGVVSPIGIGVPQFWKAALEGRSGISAIPSFDPFPLEGYRSRIAGRIVDFSPDHYLPAGQGDRVDRYAQFALVAAKEALADADFKMEREDPHRVGVIVGAGMGGMVMGEREITQLYEQKRPHRVHPNFIPVITLNSASGIVAMAYGAKGPNLTISTACSSSAHALGQAMHAIRAGTADAVIVVGADASITPLVFAGFCSLRALSTKYNEAPEKASRPFDRGRDGFVMGEGAGALILESLAHAKKRKARMYAEVAGYAATSEAHHMVIPREDGEEVATTMRLALKDAGVTPAQVDYINAHATSTSVGDAVEVKAIRLVFKSRADKLAINATKSLVGHTLGAAGSLAGIVSALTLTSGQVHPTLNLDDPDPACALAGLSKEQQPRNAKVALINAFGFGSNNAAVVLKTVSS; this comes from the coding sequence ATGTCGACGAGGGTCGTCATCACGGGTCTGGGAGTCGTCTCCCCCATCGGCATCGGAGTGCCGCAGTTCTGGAAGGCAGCGCTGGAAGGCCGGTCAGGAATTTCCGCCATTCCCTCCTTCGATCCGTTTCCACTTGAGGGCTATCGGTCGCGCATCGCAGGGCGCATCGTCGACTTCTCGCCTGACCACTATCTCCCCGCCGGTCAGGGGGATCGTGTGGATCGGTATGCCCAATTCGCGCTCGTCGCCGCCAAGGAGGCGCTGGCTGACGCCGACTTCAAGATGGAACGTGAAGACCCGCACCGGGTTGGCGTCATCGTCGGAGCCGGCATGGGCGGGATGGTGATGGGCGAGCGCGAGATCACGCAACTCTATGAACAGAAACGCCCGCACCGGGTGCATCCGAATTTTATTCCGGTCATCACGTTGAATTCCGCCTCCGGGATCGTGGCCATGGCCTATGGGGCAAAAGGTCCGAACCTCACGATTTCAACTGCCTGTTCGTCGAGCGCCCATGCTCTGGGACAAGCCATGCACGCCATTCGCGCCGGCACGGCGGACGCCGTGATCGTGGTCGGCGCGGATGCCAGCATTACACCTCTGGTCTTTGCGGGATTTTGCTCGCTTCGGGCCCTCTCCACGAAGTATAACGAGGCCCCGGAGAAAGCCTCACGTCCCTTCGACCGCGGACGGGATGGGTTCGTGATGGGAGAAGGCGCCGGCGCGCTGATCCTCGAATCGCTGGCTCACGCCAAGAAACGCAAGGCCCGGATGTACGCGGAAGTGGCCGGGTATGCCGCCACGAGCGAGGCCCATCACATGGTCATTCCCCGCGAGGACGGGGAGGAAGTCGCCACGACCATGCGGCTGGCGTTGAAAGATGCGGGCGTGACGCCGGCGCAGGTGGATTACATCAACGCTCACGCCACGTCGACGTCGGTCGGCGACGCGGTGGAGGTGAAGGCCATTCGCCTGGTGTTTAAGTCACGCGCGGATAAACTCGCCATCAACGCGACCAAGTCGCTGGTGGGCCATACCCTGGGCGCAGCCGGATCACTCGCCGGTATCGTGTCGGCGCTCACGCTCACCAGCGGGCAGGTTCACCCCACGCTGAACCTGGATGATCCCGACCCGGCTTGCGCCCTGGCGGGCCTCTCCAAGGAGCAGCAACCGCGCAACGCGAAGGTGGCCCTGATCAACGCATTTGGATTCGGCAGCAACAATGCTGCGGTCGTTTTAAAAACTGTCTCCTCCTGA